A section of the Enterobacter sp. C2 genome encodes:
- a CDS encoding DMSO/selenate family reductase complex B subunit, whose protein sequence is MATQYGFFIDTSRCTGCKTCELACKDYKDLTPEVSFRRIYEYAGGSWQEDNGVWQQNVFAYYLSIACNHCEDPACTKVCPTGAMHKREDGFVVVNEEVCIGCRYCHMACPYGAPQYNASKGHMTKCDGCHDRVAEGKKPICVESCPLRALDFGPIETLRKQHGELAAVAPLPGAHFTKPNIVIKPNANCRPIGDTTGYLANPEEV, encoded by the coding sequence ATGGCAACCCAGTATGGATTTTTTATTGATACAAGCCGCTGCACCGGATGCAAAACCTGCGAACTGGCCTGTAAAGACTATAAAGATTTAACCCCGGAGGTAAGCTTCCGCCGCATCTATGAGTACGCGGGCGGCAGCTGGCAAGAGGATAACGGCGTCTGGCAGCAGAATGTCTTCGCCTACTATCTCTCTATCGCATGCAACCACTGCGAAGATCCCGCCTGTACCAAGGTATGTCCGACCGGGGCGATGCACAAACGAGAAGATGGTTTTGTTGTCGTCAACGAAGAGGTCTGCATCGGCTGCCGCTACTGCCATATGGCCTGTCCCTACGGCGCACCGCAGTACAATGCCAGTAAGGGGCATATGACCAAATGCGATGGCTGTCACGACCGCGTGGCTGAGGGGAAAAAACCGATCTGCGTTGAGTCCTGCCCGCTGCGCGCGCTGGATTTCGGTCCTATCGAGACGCTGCGTAAACAGCACGGTGAACTGGCCGCCGTTGCCCCTCTGCCGGGCGCGCACTTCACGAAACCCAACATCGTTATTAAACCCAACGCCAACTGCCGCCCGATCGGAGACACCACGGGCTATCTGGCGAACCCGGAGGAGGTGTGA
- a CDS encoding dimethyl sulfoxide reductase anchor subunit family protein — MGSGWHEWPLMIFTVFGQCVVGGFIVLAFALLKGGLTPEAQQRVTTGMLWLWVLMGVGFIASVLHLGSPLRAFNSLNRIGASPLSNEIASGSIFFAVGGIGWLLAVVHKLAPGLRTLWLVVTVLLGIVFVWMMVRVYNSIDTVPTWYGIWTPLSFFLTLLLGGPLLGYLLLRIAGIDGWGMRLLPVVSVLALIASAIMSIMQGAELATIHSTVQQASALVPDYGSLMAWRTVVLAAALCCWIVPQMAGKAPAVPLLSVAFILLLAGELIGRGVFYGLHMTVGMAVAG; from the coding sequence ATGGGAAGCGGATGGCATGAGTGGCCGTTGATGATCTTTACGGTCTTTGGGCAGTGCGTGGTGGGCGGTTTTATCGTTCTGGCATTTGCCCTGCTGAAGGGAGGGCTTACCCCCGAGGCGCAGCAGCGGGTTACTACCGGTATGCTGTGGCTGTGGGTGCTGATGGGAGTGGGTTTCATCGCCTCGGTGCTTCACCTTGGTTCGCCGCTGCGCGCCTTTAACTCCCTTAACCGGATAGGTGCGTCTCCCTTAAGCAACGAAATCGCCAGCGGTTCGATCTTTTTTGCGGTCGGTGGGATCGGCTGGCTGCTGGCGGTGGTGCATAAGCTGGCTCCAGGGTTACGCACGCTCTGGCTGGTGGTCACTGTCCTTCTGGGCATCGTTTTTGTCTGGATGATGGTGCGTGTCTATAACAGCATCGATACGGTGCCGACCTGGTACGGCATCTGGACACCGTTGAGCTTCTTCCTGACCCTGCTGCTGGGAGGACCGTTGCTGGGCTATCTGCTTTTGCGTATTGCCGGGATCGATGGCTGGGGGATGCGCCTGCTGCCTGTGGTTTCCGTGCTGGCCTTAATCGCAAGCGCAATCATGTCGATTATGCAGGGCGCAGAGCTGGCGACGATCCATAGTACGGTGCAGCAGGCATCTGCCCTGGTACCTGACTACGGCTCGCTGATGGCCTGGCGTACCGTGGTGCTGGCGGCGGCCCTCTGCTGCTGGATCGTACCGCAGATGGCAGGAAAAGCCCCTGCGGTGCCGCTGCTCTCGGTGGCATTTATACTGCTGCTGGCCGGGGAGCTGATTGGTCGCGGCGTATTTTATGGTCTGCACATGACTGTAGGCATGGCGGTTGCGGGTTAA
- a CDS encoding MFS transporter, with protein MPIYTRPVLLLLCGLLLLTLSIATLNTLVPLWLAHENLPTWQVGMVGSAFFTGNLVGTLLCGRLIKRFGFNRSYYIASLIFATGCVGMGLMVGFWSWMVWRFVAGVGCAMIWVVVESGLMCSGTSRNRGRLLAAYMMIYYVGTVLGQLMVSKLPTGLMQVMPWVTGLILAAILPLLFTRIVNEHSEHQEATTMWPMLRLRQARLGINGCVISGIILGSLYGLMPLWLNHHGVSDAGIGFWMAVLISAGIFGQWPVGKLADRFGRLLVLRVQVFVVIVGCLAMLGNAAMAPALFVLGAAGFTLYPVAMAWACEKVEPHQLVAMNQALLLSYTVGSLLGPTLTSMLMQSYSDNLLFVMIASVSFIYLMMLLRKAGQHPTPVAHA; from the coding sequence ATGCCTATCTATACCCGCCCGGTGCTATTGCTGCTCTGTGGCCTGTTGTTGTTGACCCTGTCGATCGCGACGCTAAATACGCTCGTGCCGCTTTGGCTCGCCCATGAAAACTTGCCGACGTGGCAGGTAGGTATGGTTGGCTCCGCCTTTTTTACCGGTAACCTGGTCGGCACGCTGCTCTGCGGTCGCCTGATCAAACGCTTCGGTTTTAACCGCAGCTACTATATTGCCTCGCTGATTTTTGCTACGGGCTGCGTGGGAATGGGTCTGATGGTGGGCTTCTGGAGCTGGATGGTATGGCGCTTCGTGGCTGGCGTCGGCTGTGCAATGATCTGGGTAGTGGTTGAGAGCGGCCTGATGTGCAGCGGCACCTCCCGCAACCGGGGTCGCCTGCTGGCTGCCTATATGATGATCTACTACGTAGGTACGGTGCTGGGCCAGCTGATGGTCAGCAAGCTGCCAACCGGGCTGATGCAGGTTATGCCGTGGGTTACCGGCCTGATCCTGGCTGCGATCCTGCCGTTGCTCTTCACCCGCATCGTGAACGAACATAGCGAGCATCAGGAGGCGACAACGATGTGGCCGATGCTGCGCCTGCGTCAGGCACGTCTGGGCATCAACGGCTGCGTTATCTCCGGTATTATTCTTGGCTCGCTGTATGGTCTGATGCCGCTGTGGCTAAACCATCACGGGGTGAGCGATGCCGGAATTGGTTTCTGGATGGCGGTGCTGATCAGCGCCGGTATTTTCGGCCAGTGGCCTGTGGGCAAGCTGGCGGATCGCTTTGGCCGCCTGCTGGTGCTGCGTGTACAGGTGTTTGTGGTGATCGTCGGCTGTCTGGCGATGCTGGGCAACGCCGCGATGGCTCCGGCGCTGTTCGTGTTAGGCGCGGCAGGCTTTACGCTCTACCCGGTGGCGATGGCGTGGGCCTGTGAGAAAGTCGAGCCACACCAGCTGGTGGCGATGAACCAGGCTTTGCTGCTTAGCTACACCGTCGGCAGTCTGCTGGGGCCAACCCTGACCTCAATGCTAATGCAGAGCTACTCTGACAACCTGCTGTTTGTGATGATCGCCAGCGTGTCGTTTATCTACCTGATGATGCTGCTGCGCAAAGCAGGCCAGCATCCGACGCCTGTGGCACACGCTTGA
- a CDS encoding anti-virulence regulator CigR family protein: MSKRCFSVTALAVMLSLSFASAPAMANPGNGNGHGNSGNHGSKQDNDHAKHNQSGNKGGDTLSMNVSYDRARALALDYGLTGYQSLPPGIAKNLARGKPLPPGIAKKAVPASMLGQLPSYPGHEWRIVGDDLVLIALSTAIVTSVINGVFK, encoded by the coding sequence ATGTCAAAGCGTTGTTTTAGCGTTACCGCACTGGCGGTAATGTTATCCTTATCTTTTGCATCGGCACCTGCCATGGCTAATCCCGGTAACGGCAACGGTCATGGTAATTCGGGTAATCACGGTAGCAAACAAGATAACGATCATGCAAAGCACAACCAATCGGGTAATAAGGGCGGCGATACTCTCTCTATGAATGTGAGCTATGACCGCGCTCGCGCTCTGGCGCTCGATTATGGCCTGACAGGCTATCAATCACTGCCGCCGGGTATTGCTAAAAACCTGGCGCGGGGCAAACCGCTGCCGCCTGGGATTGCGAAAAAAGCCGTTCCGGCTTCAATGCTTGGGCAGTTGCCATCCTACCCGGGTCACGAGTGGCGCATCGTCGGTGACGATTTGGTCTTGATTGCTCTCAGCACAGCCATCGTCACGTCGGTGATAAACGGCGTATTCAAATAG
- the pflA gene encoding pyruvate formate lyase 1-activating protein → MSVIGRIHSFESCGTVDGPGIRFITFFQGCLMRCLYCHNRDTWDTHGGKEVTVEELMKEVVTYRHFMNASGGGVTASGGEAILQAEFVRDWFRACHQEGIHTCLDTNGFVRRYDPVIDELLEVTDLVMLDLKQMNDEIHQNLVGVSNHRTLEFAQYLSKKNIKVWIRYVVVPGWSDDDDSAHRLGEFTRDMGNVEKIELLPYHELGKHKWVAMGEEYKLDGIHPPKKETMDRVKGILEQYGHKVMY, encoded by the coding sequence ATGTCAGTTATCGGTCGCATTCACTCCTTTGAATCCTGTGGCACAGTTGATGGCCCGGGGATCCGCTTTATCACCTTCTTTCAGGGCTGCCTGATGCGCTGCCTCTACTGCCACAACCGTGATACCTGGGACACCCATGGCGGCAAAGAGGTTACCGTTGAAGAGCTGATGAAAGAGGTCGTGACCTATCGCCACTTTATGAACGCTTCCGGCGGCGGCGTAACGGCCTCCGGCGGTGAGGCTATCCTACAGGCCGAGTTTGTGCGCGACTGGTTCCGCGCCTGCCATCAGGAAGGCATTCACACCTGTCTGGATACCAACGGCTTTGTTCGCCGCTACGATCCGGTGATCGACGAGCTACTGGAAGTCACCGATCTGGTGATGCTCGATCTCAAGCAGATGAACGATGAGATCCATCAGAATCTGGTTGGCGTCTCTAACCACCGCACGCTGGAATTTGCCCAGTATCTGTCGAAGAAGAACATTAAGGTCTGGATCCGCTACGTGGTAGTGCCGGGCTGGTCAGACGATGACGACTCTGCGCATCGCCTGGGTGAGTTCACCCGCGATATGGGCAACGTTGAGAAGATTGAGCTGCTGCCCTATCACGAGCTCGGTAAGCACAAATGGGTCGCGATGGGCGAAGAGTACAAGCTTGATGGTATCCATCCGCCGAAGAAAGAGACCATGGATCGCGTGAAAGGTATCCTGGAGCAGTACGGCCACAAGGTAATGTATTAA
- the pflB gene encoding formate C-acetyltransferase, which translates to MSELNEKLATAWEGFVEGDWQKAVNVRDFIQKNYAPYEGDESFLAGATEATTTLWDKVMEGVKLENRTHAPVDFDTSVASTITSHDAGYINKALEKIVGLQTEAPLKRAIIPFGGIKMVEGSCKAYNRELDPMLKKIFTEYRKTHNQGVFDVYTKDILNCRKSGVLTGLPDAYGRGRIIGDYRRVALYGIDFLMKDKYAQFLSLQDKLENGEDLEATIRLREEISEQYRALGQIKEMAAKYGCDISGPATTAQEAVQWTYFGYLAAVKSQNGAAMSFGRVSTFLDVYIERDLKAGKITEQDAQEMIDHLVMKLRMVRFLRTPEYDELFSGDPIWATESIAGMGVDGRTLVTKNSFRFLNTLYTMGPSPEPNITVLWSEKLPLGFKKYAAKVSIDTSSLQYENDDLMRPDFNNDDYAIACCVSPMVVGKQMQFFGARANLAKTMLYAINGGVDEKLKMQVGPKSAPIKGDVLNFDEVMERMDHFMDWLAKQYVTALNIIHYMHDKYSYEASLMALHDRDVIRTMACGIAGLSVAADSLSAIKYAKVKPIRDEDGLATDFAIEGEYPQFGNNDSRVDDLAVDLVERFMKKIQKLTTYRNAIPTQSVLTITSNVVYGKKTGNTPDGRRAGAPFGPGANPMHGRDQKGAVASLTSVAKLPFAYAKDGISYTFSIVPNALGKDDEVRKTNLAGLMDGYFHHESSIEGGQHLNVNVMNREMLLDAMEHPEKYPQLTIRVSGYAVRFNSLTKEQQQDVITRTFTQTM; encoded by the coding sequence ATGTCCGAGCTTAATGAAAAGTTAGCAACAGCATGGGAAGGTTTCGTTGAAGGTGACTGGCAGAAAGCGGTCAACGTCCGTGACTTTATCCAGAAAAACTACGCTCCTTACGAGGGCGACGAATCTTTCCTGGCCGGTGCCACTGAAGCTACCACCACGCTGTGGGACAAAGTAATGGAAGGCGTCAAACTGGAGAACCGCACCCATGCGCCAGTTGATTTCGACACCTCTGTTGCGTCCACCATCACCTCTCACGACGCTGGCTACATCAACAAGGCGCTGGAGAAAATCGTTGGTCTGCAAACTGAAGCGCCGCTGAAACGTGCGATTATCCCGTTCGGTGGCATCAAAATGGTTGAAGGTTCCTGCAAAGCGTACAACCGCGAGCTGGACCCGATGCTGAAAAAGATCTTCACTGAATACCGCAAGACCCACAACCAGGGCGTCTTTGATGTCTACACCAAAGACATCCTGAACTGCCGTAAGTCTGGCGTGCTGACCGGTCTGCCGGACGCCTACGGCCGTGGCCGTATCATCGGTGACTACCGTCGCGTTGCGCTGTACGGTATCGACTTCCTGATGAAAGACAAATACGCGCAGTTCCTCTCTCTGCAAGATAAACTGGAAAACGGCGAAGATCTGGAAGCGACCATCCGTCTGCGTGAAGAGATCTCCGAACAGTATCGCGCACTGGGCCAGATCAAAGAGATGGCAGCGAAGTATGGCTGCGATATCTCCGGTCCGGCAACCACTGCTCAGGAAGCGGTTCAGTGGACCTACTTCGGCTACCTGGCCGCAGTGAAATCCCAGAACGGTGCAGCCATGTCCTTTGGCCGTGTCTCTACCTTCCTTGACGTTTACATCGAACGCGACCTGAAAGCCGGTAAAATCACCGAGCAGGACGCGCAGGAGATGATTGACCACCTGGTCATGAAACTGCGTATGGTTCGCTTCCTGCGTACCCCTGAGTACGATGAGCTGTTCTCCGGTGACCCGATCTGGGCAACCGAATCCATCGCCGGTATGGGCGTTGATGGCCGTACGCTGGTCACTAAAAACAGCTTCCGCTTCCTGAACACCCTATATACCATGGGGCCGTCTCCGGAGCCGAACATCACCGTACTGTGGTCTGAAAAACTGCCGCTGGGCTTCAAAAAATACGCAGCGAAGGTCTCTATCGACACCTCTTCTCTGCAGTATGAAAACGATGACCTGATGCGTCCTGACTTCAACAACGACGACTACGCTATCGCTTGCTGCGTAAGCCCAATGGTTGTTGGTAAGCAAATGCAGTTCTTCGGCGCGCGTGCTAACCTGGCGAAAACCATGCTGTACGCGATCAACGGCGGCGTTGATGAAAAACTGAAAATGCAGGTGGGTCCGAAATCTGCACCGATCAAAGGCGATGTCCTGAACTTCGACGAAGTCATGGAGCGCATGGATCACTTCATGGACTGGCTGGCTAAGCAGTACGTGACTGCCCTGAACATCATCCACTACATGCACGACAAGTACAGCTACGAAGCTTCTCTGATGGCGCTGCACGACCGTGACGTTATCCGCACCATGGCCTGTGGTATCGCAGGTCTGTCCGTTGCGGCTGACTCCCTGTCCGCTATCAAATATGCGAAAGTTAAACCGATTCGTGACGAAGACGGTCTGGCGACCGACTTTGCAATCGAAGGTGAATACCCGCAGTTTGGTAACAACGATTCACGCGTTGATGACCTGGCCGTTGACCTGGTTGAACGTTTCATGAAGAAAATTCAGAAACTGACCACCTACCGCAACGCTATCCCGACCCAGTCCGTTCTGACCATCACCTCTAACGTCGTGTATGGTAAGAAAACCGGTAACACCCCGGACGGTCGTCGTGCTGGCGCGCCGTTTGGCCCAGGTGCTAACCCGATGCACGGTCGCGATCAGAAAGGTGCCGTTGCCTCTCTGACCTCCGTTGCTAAACTGCCGTTTGCCTACGCTAAAGATGGTATCTCTTACACCTTCTCTATCGTTCCGAACGCGCTGGGTAAAGACGATGAAGTGCGTAAAACCAACCTGGCAGGCCTGATGGATGGTTACTTCCATCACGAGTCTTCCATTGAAGGTGGTCAGCACCTCAACGTGAACGTCATGAACCGTGAAATGCTGCTTGATGCGATGGAGCACCCGGAAAAATATCCGCAGCTGACCATCCGTGTTTCCGGTTACGCGGTACGTTTTAACTCCCTGACCAAAGAACAGCAGCAGGACGTTATCACCCGTACCTTCACGCAAACCATGTAA
- the focA gene encoding formate transporter FocA gives MKADNPFDLILPPAMAKVAEEAGVYKATKRPMTTFFLAITAGVFISIAFVFYITSTTGTAAMPYGVAKLIGGICFSLGLILCVICGADLFTSTVLIVVAKASGKITWGQLARNWINVYVGNLVGCLLFVLLMWLSGEYMTANGGWGLNVLQTADHKMHHTFIEAVALGILANLMVCLAVWMSYSGRSLMDKAMIMVLPVAMFVASGFEHSIANMFLIPLGIVIRDFATPEFWTAVGSSPANFSHLTVMNFITDNLIPVTIGNIIGGGLLVGLTYWVIYLRGDNHH, from the coding sequence GTGAAAGCTGACAACCCTTTTGATTTGATACTTCCCCCTGCGATGGCAAAAGTTGCCGAAGAGGCGGGTGTCTATAAAGCCACAAAGCGTCCGATGACGACGTTCTTCCTGGCGATTACCGCCGGGGTGTTCATCTCCATCGCCTTTGTTTTCTATATTACCTCCACCACCGGCACCGCCGCGATGCCGTACGGTGTTGCTAAACTGATTGGCGGTATCTGCTTCTCACTGGGCCTGATTTTGTGCGTTATCTGCGGTGCAGATCTCTTTACCTCGACGGTACTTATCGTGGTGGCAAAGGCCAGCGGCAAAATCACATGGGGCCAGCTGGCACGCAACTGGATCAACGTTTACGTTGGCAACCTGGTCGGCTGTCTGCTCTTTGTGCTACTGATGTGGCTCTCGGGTGAGTACATGACCGCTAACGGCGGCTGGGGACTCAACGTCCTGCAAACCGCTGACCACAAAATGCACCATACTTTTATTGAAGCCGTCGCACTCGGCATACTGGCAAACCTGATGGTCTGTCTGGCCGTATGGATGAGCTACTCAGGCCGCAGCCTGATGGACAAAGCCATGATTATGGTCCTGCCGGTTGCCATGTTTGTTGCCAGCGGCTTTGAGCACAGCATCGCAAACATGTTCCTGATCCCACTGGGTATCGTGATTCGTGATTTTGCTACGCCGGAGTTCTGGACCGCTGTCGGTTCATCTCCAGCCAATTTTTCTCATCTGACCGTGATGAACTTCATCACTGATAATCTGATCCCCGTAACGATCGGGAACATTATCGGTGGGGGTTTACTGGTTGGGTTGACATACTGGGTCATTTACCTGCGTGGCGATAACCATCATTGA
- the ycaO gene encoding 30S ribosomal protein S12 methylthiotransferase accessory factor YcaO, producing the protein MTQTFIPGKDAALEDSIARFQQKLLDLGFDIEEASWLNPVPNVWSVHIRDKACALCFTNGKGATKKAALASALGEYFERLSTNYFFADFWLGDEIANGPFVHYPNEKWFPLPEDDSLPEGILDARLRAFYDPEGELASGMLIDLQSGNEERGICGLPFTRQSDQQTVYIPMNIVGNLYVSNGMSAGNTRNEARVQGLSEVFERHIKNRIIAESISLPEIPQEVLARYPGVVESIATLEAEGFPIFAYDASLGGKYPVICVVLFNPANGTCFASFGAHPDFGVALERTVTELLQGRGLKDLDVFTPPTFDDEEVAEHANLETHFIDSSGLISWDMFKQDADYPFVDWSFSGTTEEEFATLMAIFREEDKEVYIADYEHLSVYACRIIVPGMSDIYPAEDLWLANNSMGSHLRETILALPGSEWEREAYLDLIAQLDDEGHDDFTRVRELLGIATGKDNGWYTLRIGELKAMLALAGGDLEQALIWTEWTMEFNASVFTPARANYYRCLQTLLLLAQEEERQPLQYLNAFVRMYGADAVEAASAAMSGEAPFYGLQAADGTLEAFPAHRSLLAAYEKLQRAKEAFWPKEA; encoded by the coding sequence ATGACGCAAACATTTATCCCCGGCAAAGATGCCGCTCTGGAAGACTCCATCGCCCGCTTCCAGCAGAAACTGCTCGATCTTGGCTTCGATATCGAAGAGGCCTCCTGGCTGAACCCGGTGCCAAACGTCTGGTCCGTGCATATCCGCGATAAAGCCTGCGCCCTCTGCTTTACCAACGGTAAAGGCGCAACCAAAAAAGCCGCGCTGGCCTCCGCCCTTGGCGAGTATTTCGAGCGTCTCTCTACTAACTACTTCTTTGCCGACTTCTGGCTGGGCGATGAGATCGCTAATGGCCCGTTTGTGCACTATCCGAACGAGAAGTGGTTCCCACTGCCGGAAGACGACTCGCTGCCGGAAGGTATTCTCGACGCCCGCCTGCGTGCGTTCTACGATCCGGAAGGCGAGCTGGCCTCCGGTATGCTGATTGACCTGCAGTCCGGCAACGAAGAACGCGGCATCTGCGGTCTGCCGTTTACCCGTCAGTCAGATCAGCAGACGGTCTATATTCCGATGAATATCGTCGGCAACCTCTATGTCTCCAACGGCATGTCCGCCGGTAACACCCGCAACGAAGCCCGCGTACAGGGCCTGTCGGAAGTGTTTGAGCGCCACATCAAGAACCGCATTATTGCGGAAAGCATCAGCCTGCCGGAGATCCCGCAGGAGGTGCTGGCCCGCTATCCAGGCGTGGTGGAGTCTATTGCCACCCTGGAAGCAGAAGGCTTCCCTATCTTTGCCTATGACGCCTCGCTGGGCGGCAAATACCCGGTGATCTGCGTCGTGCTGTTTAATCCGGCTAACGGCACCTGCTTCGCCTCCTTTGGCGCACACCCGGACTTTGGCGTGGCGCTGGAGCGTACCGTAACCGAGCTGCTGCAGGGCCGTGGCCTGAAAGATCTCGACGTCTTCACCCCGCCGACCTTTGATGATGAAGAGGTCGCCGAGCATGCCAACCTGGAGACCCACTTTATCGACTCCAGCGGCCTGATCTCCTGGGATATGTTCAAGCAGGACGCCGACTATCCGTTCGTGGACTGGAGCTTCTCCGGCACCACCGAAGAGGAGTTCGCGACCCTGATGGCCATCTTCCGTGAGGAGGATAAAGAGGTCTACATCGCTGACTACGAGCATCTGAGCGTCTACGCCTGCCGTATTATCGTGCCGGGCATGTCCGACATCTATCCGGCAGAGGATCTCTGGCTGGCGAACAACAGCATGGGGAGCCACCTGCGCGAAACCATTCTTGCCCTGCCGGGCAGCGAGTGGGAGAGAGAGGCGTACCTCGATCTGATCGCCCAGCTGGACGACGAGGGTCACGATGACTTTACCCGCGTGCGTGAGCTGTTAGGCATAGCTACCGGGAAAGACAACGGCTGGTACACCCTGCGCATTGGCGAGCTGAAGGCGATGCTGGCGCTGGCGGGGGGCGATCTTGAGCAGGCCCTGATCTGGACCGAATGGACGATGGAGTTCAACGCCTCCGTCTTTACCCCGGCACGGGCAAACTACTACCGCTGCCTGCAGACCCTGCTGCTGCTGGCTCAGGAAGAAGAGCGCCAGCCGCTGCAGTATCTCAACGCCTTTGTCCGCATGTATGGCGCGGACGCGGTGGAAGCAGCCAGTGCAGCGATGAGCGGTGAAGCGCCGTTCTATGGTCTACAGGCGGCAGACGGTACGCTGGAAGCGTTCCCGGCTCACCGCTCCCTGCTGGCAGCCTACGAGAAGCTGCAGCGGGCGAAAGAGGCTTTCTGGCCAAAAGAAGCGTAA
- a CDS encoding DUF421 domain-containing protein, with the protein MKAFDLHRMMLDKAPLDFLGEVALRSLYTFILVFLFLKIAGRRGVRQMSLFEVLIILTLGSAAGDVAFYDDVPMLPVLVVFISLALFYRLVMWLMAHSERLEDLLEGKPIIIVEEGELAWDKLRAANLTEVEFYMELRVSGVEQLGQIRLAILETSGQISTYYYRDEDVRPGLSLLPAGLVPRFMVAPEAGDYACVKCSEVITMQAGDKQPCPRCKSPEWTKASRAIRIT; encoded by the coding sequence ATGAAAGCATTCGATTTGCATCGTATGATGCTGGACAAGGCGCCGCTCGACTTTTTAGGTGAGGTCGCGCTGCGAAGTCTCTATACCTTTATTCTCGTTTTTCTGTTCCTGAAGATTGCCGGACGGCGCGGCGTGCGCCAGATGTCGCTCTTTGAGGTATTGATCATTCTGACCCTCGGCTCGGCGGCAGGGGACGTTGCCTTCTATGACGACGTGCCGATGCTGCCGGTGCTGGTGGTGTTTATCTCGCTGGCGCTCTTCTACCGGCTGGTCATGTGGCTGATGGCTCACAGTGAACGGCTTGAGGATCTGCTGGAGGGCAAGCCGATTATCATCGTCGAAGAGGGCGAGCTGGCGTGGGACAAGCTTAGAGCGGCTAACCTGACCGAGGTCGAATTCTATATGGAGCTGCGGGTGAGCGGCGTAGAGCAACTGGGGCAGATTCGGCTGGCCATCCTGGAAACCAGTGGGCAGATCAGTACCTACTACTATCGCGATGAGGACGTGCGCCCTGGGCTATCGCTGCTGCCGGCGGGGCTGGTACCGCGCTTTATGGTCGCGCCAGAGGCGGGCGACTACGCCTGCGTAAAATGCAGCGAGGTGATTACCATGCAGGCAGGAGATAAACAACCCTGTCCGCGCTGCAAAAGTCCAGAATGGACGAAGGCCAGCCGGGCGATTCGCATTACCTGA
- the serC gene encoding 3-phosphoserine/phosphohydroxythreonine transaminase — protein MTQVFNFSSGPAMLPTEVLKQAQQELCDWQGLGTSVMEISHRGKPFIQCAEEAEQDFRDLLSIPENYKVLFCHGGGRGQFAGIPLNLLGDKTTADYVDAGYWAASAVKEAHKYCTPNVIDAKTTVDGLRAVKPMRDWQLSNDAAYLHYCPNETIDGIAIHEEPEFGDNVVVTADLSSTILSAPLDVSRYGVIYAGAQKNIGPAGLTLVIVRDDLLGKAHKSCPSILDYSVLNENDSMFNTPPTFAWYLSGLVFKWLKQNGGVAAMNAINQQKAELLYGVIDGSDFYRNDVAVANRSRMNVPFQLADSALDNLFLEESFAAGLHALKGHRVVGGMRASIYNAMPLAGVKALTDFMVDFERRHG, from the coding sequence ATGACACAGGTCTTTAATTTTAGTTCTGGTCCGGCGATGTTGCCGACAGAGGTGCTTAAACAGGCTCAGCAAGAGCTCTGCGATTGGCAGGGTCTTGGCACGTCGGTCATGGAGATTAGCCACCGCGGTAAGCCATTTATCCAGTGCGCAGAAGAGGCGGAGCAGGATTTTCGCGATCTGTTAAGCATCCCTGAGAACTATAAGGTTCTGTTCTGCCACGGTGGCGGTCGCGGTCAGTTCGCGGGCATTCCATTGAACCTGCTGGGTGATAAAACCACGGCGGATTACGTTGATGCCGGTTACTGGGCGGCCAGCGCGGTAAAAGAGGCGCATAAATACTGTACGCCGAACGTGATTGATGCCAAAACGACCGTTGACGGACTGCGCGCGGTGAAGCCGATGCGTGACTGGCAGCTCTCTAACGATGCGGCCTATCTGCACTACTGCCCGAACGAGACCATCGACGGGATCGCTATCCATGAAGAGCCTGAGTTTGGCGATAACGTCGTTGTAACTGCAGATCTCTCGTCGACTATTCTTTCCGCGCCGCTTGACGTTAGCCGCTACGGCGTTATTTACGCCGGTGCGCAGAAAAACATCGGTCCGGCAGGCCTGACGCTGGTGATCGTGCGCGACGATCTGTTGGGTAAAGCCCACAAATCCTGCCCGTCAATTCTCGATTACAGCGTGCTGAACGAAAACGACTCTATGTTCAACACCCCGCCGACCTTTGCCTGGTACCTCTCTGGCCTGGTGTTCAAGTGGCTGAAGCAAAACGGCGGCGTCGCGGCGATGAATGCCATCAACCAGCAGAAAGCTGAGCTGCTGTACGGTGTTATCGATGGCAGCGACTTCTACCGTAACGACGTGGCGGTCGCGAACCGTTCGCGCATGAACGTGCCATTCCAGCTGGCGGACAGCGCGCTCGACAACCTCTTCCTGGAGGAGTCCTTCGCCGCCGGTCTGCATGCCCTGAAAGGCCACCGCGTCGTCGGCGGAATGCGTGCCTCTATCTACAATGCCATGCCGCTGGCGGGCGTCAAAGCCCTGACCGATTTCATGGTCGACTTCGAACGTCGCCACGGTTAA